The DNA window CTTCCCGGGGTTCGCCGGGGCGCATCTGGAGCCGATGCTGGATGTTACAGCATGCGAACCATCGGTGGTGAGGAGCTGAGCAGGCGGGCACTCATCAACACAAATGTTACAGCCGATCGCTGTGAGTTGAACAGGCGGACTCACAACGTAGAAGCTACAGCCGACTCCTTGGGCAACGAAACAAATACCCCTTCGACTCGCCCCCAGCATATGACCCAAGCAGAACGCGAAAAGGACTCCGATATGCTTAACGAAATAATTTCAGCTTCACCTTCACCCTTCAATTCATATGAATCACCTAGTTCATCTCCACTTTCATACCAGGTTTCTTCAAGATCAAACATAATTTCACCTATGTCTGTGGATGTTGTGCAGGAGGCACATGCCATTGAACCTACCTCCGCCACAGGCACAAACCGTGCGCGTAAAAGATGGTCAGACGATATGAATAAATTCATCTGGCGCACGTACCTCATTGCcacaaaattaaacacaagtAAAATATACCTTGCTCATCTACACCACGAATTTTCACTAAAATTTCCTCAGATGGAGGCATCTAGACAGAGACTAGGTGACCAATGCCGAGCTATAGTCAGAAATAAATTGCTTCCCCAAGAAATAttagaacaaataaaacaagaagTAACAGAGAGCCTACAACAAACCAACAACCAAGATAGAACACAAAATACTCAAACTAATTTAAGCATGCAAATACACAATAGCCACCAACAAGGTATAAGGCAGAGAAGAAGATGGACCACTGAGTATAATGAAACCATTATTAGAAACTACTACAAAATTACAGAATTAGAAGAAAATAGATCAGCTTACCGTCAACCCCTTCATCAAGCGGTAATCGCAGAACACCCCGAATTATCAGAAGTAAGTGAACAACGAATATCAGATCAGCTtcgagttattttaaataacaaaatgattAGTGATCaaaaacttaaagaaatccGTGAAGAAATATCAAACGATCTTCGTTTGCGTCGTAACCATCTTGAAAATACTTCACAACACTTGACTATACCACAAAATGCGGCACCCGCAGAAAATAACAACCACCCACATATATCACCACAAACACAACCAATACTAGACATCTCTGCCATAGCTGAACAGGACCAAACCACTTATTATCTAGAtgtggaaaaaattaaaaaacaatacaacattACATTAGAAAAATTTCAAAACACCAACCCAATTAGCCGTCCCTACATACCAAAACAAAACAGCTCAAGAAAACTAGCCCAAATTATTAATGTCATTAACACCAAAATACTGCCTCAACATATTTCAGTCGAACAAGATTTTGTGACCACTCATACTCTTATTTACTGTGCTGCCTACACAGCAGCTACCTGCAACGGAACTAACATTAAGGACATAACCAGCCAACCTTGCCAACTCCAGAAAAGAGTACCCGCATGGCAGAAAAGGTTACAGAAAAAGATACAGGATCTCAGAAGAGACATCGGAAGACTAACAGAACATATTAACGGTAATAAGACAAATAGGCTTACCTTACTAGTAGaagcgataaaaaataaatacaaaatacactcTCAACATGAAGAACCTAACTCAAGTAACGAACATTTTCTTGACACCctcaaacaaaaactaaatgccGCATCTAGTAGgctaaaaagatatttaaattgcacTCTTAGAAAATCACAAAACACACAGTTCTCTAATAATGagaaaaagttttatagaaTCTTGTCATCTGCCACACAACGCAACACAAGTACAAATACACAAGACATAACACCACCACCAGCCAATGCAATACATACTTTCTGGTCTAGCATATGGAGTGATCCAGTATGTCACAATACAGACGCTGCGTGGCTAGTTACAGATCACGAAGTAATTAATTCTATCGAACCTATGAATTTTGAACATATATCTGTAGAAGTGTTCATGCGAGTACTCAATAAGGCGCACAACTGGAAATCACCTGGTAGCGACCATATACACAACTATTGGTATAAAAAGTTCACATCAACCCATTCATTACTACACAAACACATGAACAATTTCATTCAAACACCAAACTTAATGCCGCACTTCGTTACACAGGGCCTTACCTTCATGATACCAAAAGACACTGACCAACAAAATCCAGCTAAATATCGTCCAATTACTTGCCTGCAAaccatttacaaaatacttacaGGATGTATCACTGAACTCCTACACGAACATATTGCCGTTAACAATATTCTTGCTGAAGAACAAAAAGGATGCCGAAAAGGTAGACAAGGTTGCAAAGAACAGCTCGTAATAGACTCAGTAACAATGAAACATGctatttctaagaaaaaaaatattaataccatgTATATAGACTACAGGAAAGCTTTTGACTCCATACCACATAGCTGGCTTCTTTATGTATTACAACACTATAAAATTCACCCacaacttatttatttccttgAAAACTCTATGCAAAACTGGAAAACAACTCTTAAAATCACGGGACATGCTAATACTGAAACACCTGACATCTTAATACGACGAGGAATCTTTCAAGGCGACGCCCTTAGCCCACTGTGGTTTTGTCTAGCGCTAAACCCTCTCtccaatatgctccaaaaatcCAATCTCGGCTACATTATTACGACTCCACACAAAGACACCACTCTCACACACCTCATGTACATGGATGATATTAAGTTATACAGTGACACTATACAATCACTACATCACCTTGCAGACATCACCCAAACTTTCTCAAGGGACATACACATGGAATTTGGAATAGATAAGTGTAAAACATTTTCGGTCAAAAATGGAAAAATCGTCC is part of the Vanessa tameamea isolate UH-Manoa-2023 chromosome 10, ilVanTame1 primary haplotype, whole genome shotgun sequence genome and encodes:
- the LOC113393371 gene encoding uncharacterized protein LOC113393371, yielding MPFTTNGPEPKTQMEMSKREYNLRPLPGVRRGASGADAGCYSMRTIGGEELSRRALINTNVTADRCELNRRTHNVEATADSLGNETNTPSTRPQHMTQAEREKDSDMLNEIISASPSPFNSYESPSSSPLSYQVSSRSNIISPMSVDVVQEAHAIEPTSATGTNRARKRWSDDMNKFIWRTYLIATKLNTSKIYLAHLHHEFSLKFPQMEASRQRLGDQCRAIVRNKLLPQEILEQIKQEVTESLQQTNNQDRTQNTQTNLSMQIHNSHQQGIRQRRRWTTEYNETIIRNYYKITELEENRSAYRQPLHQAVIAEHPELSEVSEQRISDQLRVILNNKMISDQKLKEIREEISNDLRLRRNHLENTSQHLTIPQNAAPAENNNHPHISPQTQPILDISAIAEQDQTTYYLDVEKIKKQYNITLEKFQNTNPISRPYIPKQNSSRKLAQIINVINTKILPQHISVEQDFVTTHTLIYCAAYTAATCNGTNIKDITSQPCQLQKRVPAWQKRLQKKIQDLRRDIGRLTEHINGNKTNRLTLLVEAIKNKYKIHSQHEEPNSSNEHFLDTLKQKLNAASSRLKRYLNCTLRKSQNTQFSNNEKKFYRILSSATQRNTSTNTQDITPPPANAIHTFWSSIWSDPVCHNTDAAWLVTDHEVINSIEPMNFEHISVEVFMRVLNKAHNWKSPGSDHIHNYWYKKFTSTHSLLHKHMNNFIQTPNLMPHFVTQGLTFMIPKDTDQQNPAKYRPITCLQTIYKILTGCITELLHEHIAVNNILAEEQKGCRKGRQGCKEQLVIDSVTMKHAISKKKNINTMYIDYRKAFDSIPHSWLLYVLQHYKIHPQLIYFLENSMQNWKTTLKITGHANTETPDILIRRGIFQGDALSPLWFCLALNPLSNMLQKSNLGYIITTPHKDTTLTHLMYMDDIKLYSDTIQSLHHLADITQTFSRDIHMEFGIDKCKTFSVKNGKIVPNSYILESGNIIEPLEEEATYKYLGFQQARNINQKETKNSLKTKFKHRLNILFRSQLNSHNLFKAINSYAIPVLTYSFGIINWSQCELHNLQRMINTTLTAHRKHHPRSCVQRMTLPRGEGGRGLIDIVNLHNKQITSLRHYFHQRSVYSPLHETVTLADKRFTPLNLKDRHPQKNERITDLNEKTALWRQKSLHGRHHHDLQQLYVDKAASNAWLRRGELFPETEAFMLAIQDQVIDTRNYQKHIIRTSNLQSDTCRHCHSNPETIQHITSACRALAQTDYKHRHDQVSAIIHQHLAHKYNFIDKKIPYYKYKPDTILENNRYRIYWDRTIITDKTIHFNRPDITLHDKIKKNVYLIDIAIPNTHNIQSTISEKLSKYQDLAIELKRQWRADTIHIVPIVISSTGVVPKSLQRSLDILHIPHHTNHLLQKAVILNTCRLTRKFLTTSSISTAIT